In the Vicinamibacterales bacterium genome, GCATCCTCTTGGTGGCGATATCATACTCACGCCTCAACATCAGGGGTCCGTGTCTTCTAGTCACGAGAATGCCGTTCCCGGCAATGGTGACTGCGGCTGCCCGCTTGTTCCAAATCACACGATGAGTCCGCAGGACCGCGGTCGCCTCTGGTACAAGGCTGTGGATTTCCCGCAGTTGCGCCCACTGTTCGGCGGTCGCTGTGGCGGTGACGCGGCTGTTGACGACAATGTCTTCCGCAGACACGACAACATCCTTGTAGTCCGAGAGCTGCCGAAGATAGGTTTGTAGGCGCTGAACGCCATCGCGCGGGTAAACGGGGACAGGGGCCAATGCCGCGAACACCTGGTCGGTGATCGTCTCGATCGCCTCCGCCATCGGCAGCATGCCGGCCGCCTGGCGCTCCCGCTGGTCGGGCGTTCCGTGCTTGGCGATCCAGTCCGCGATGTAGCGCTTCTTCTCCTCGTGCAGCGCTAGCTGTGCCGCGCGTTCTTGCTGGTTCCGTTCCTTCTTGGCTTGGAGGTCCGCGCGGAACCGCCGGTGGGCTTCCGGCGGGACGTCCCGCGCGAGCCCCTCGTCGGTCGCCACGTCGAAGTACACGCGACGTTGGTCGGTCGCCAGGACGCAGCCCTTCGGCGAGGGGGCCGGATGGACGAGTGCCCGCTGCGTCTTGTCCTCCAGGAAGGCCTCCGCGAGCTGCGAGCGTCGGTCCCGTTCTGCGTCCCGCTTCTTCGCCCGGGCGACGGTGCGCTCGGCCTGGTAGACACGCTCGAGTTCGTGGTTGCGGGCGGCCTCCCGGAACAGGTCGTCGAGCGTCGGCGGGGCGTCGTAGGTCGGCGCGGCGTCGACCCGGACCACGCGCTGGTCGGCGTCCATCTGGAATCGGGGCCGCAGCTTCAGACGAGCCACACCCTTCGCATCGACGCTCACGAGGTGCAGACGGGTCGCCGGAACCTGCACGTTGACCTCTTGGACGGCGCGACCGTCGCCGCCGGCCAGCAGCGACGCCTTCCGGCCCGCCTCCGAGAGCTGGTACACAGCCACCACCGCCAGTGCGTGTCCGGCGTCATGGGTCGGGACGACCGTGGGAGCGCCGTCCGTGACGAGCTCGGGTCGGCGAATGGCAGTGCGGGGGGCGGAATCCATATCCACGTCCTTCCTGGATGGGCGGTCCTGACGGTTCCGAACGCCGGGCGGCGGTCTCGTGAACGAACGTGCCCGAGGCAGCGGCCGTGACGGCGGCTGCCTCGGGTGACGATGAACGGGTCAGGACTCGACATCGACGCGGCTGTACGCGTCGAGGATCAAATCCCGGACACCGTCCGGGGACACCGGCTCTCCGTTCGCGGGGCGCAAGAGCGCAACGCTCCGGCGCTCACCGTTGACGGAGTACTGCCGGGCGGGGAACGTCACGTTCTTCCCGCCATCGCGACGTTCCCAAACGGCGAAGCCGATGAGGCGGAGTCCGCTGAGCGGACCCGCACCGGCTTCGAAGATCAGTTCCGCGTCAGCCAGCTTCCCTGAGGGACCGCCTGGCTCGGTGCGGACGACCTTCACGGACACCACAGTGCCTTTCTCCTTGGCCACGGTATCCTCCAAGACTGCCGAGGGCCTGGGCCGACGGCAGCGGCTATGTTCACCAGGGTCCTGGGACGCTGGCGAACCGGGTGAACGCACGGCCGTGTGGCGCGTGCGTGGTCGACGAAACTCACGGTGAATGACTGCGCATCGTCCCGCTTCCGAGCAGGCCGCCGATCGGCTCCCGCCCGTAGCGAAGCGCGTGCTCCAGCTTCGCGATCAACTCCCGCTCGGACCACGGCGGCTCGCAGCGCGCGTTCCAGTCGGCGAGCACCTGCAGCGCGGCGTCGGTGTCCAACTCAAAGCCACGGGCCAGGCGACAGCAGACGCGGAAGGTGCGGACATCCCCTCGCTGGCCTGCCACGGCCGGCGGGACCGCCGACAGGTATCGTCTGGCGCGGTCCATGATGGAGGCCTCGGACACCGACGCCTGTGGCGTCGACGCCGGCCGGTCGTGACCAACCATCAAAGCAGTCGGCGTCGGGAAGTCGCCCGGTCCGTAGACGGCCCTCGCGGCCCGGTACTCGACCTTGACGACCGGGGCCGGCGACCACTTCCGATTGAGGAAGCCCGGCAGACGCATCGTCTGCGAGCAGGCGGTCGCTGCAGGGTCCGCGCCCACTTCGGGAGCAAGCCACTTTTGCAGGCGTTCGACACCCTCCGGCGAGAAGCCTCGCACCCGCCAGAGGATCTGGAGACGGCCAGGCGATGAGTGGACGACGCACGACAGGGCCGGCAGGTCTGTCCGCGTCGCCAGGCGCTCGACCACGCGCGGCGCATCCTCATCCTCATCCAGGAACACGTGGCGCACCGCCCGGACCGCCTGCCTCGTGCGCTCCCTGCGACCGGGCGTCATCGCGTTGACGCTGACGTACACGTTGAAGCGGTAGGCGTTCATCACGCGCATCCATGCCTGCCACCGGGGCTCGCAGAACGTCGCCAGCGGCGCGACCCGTTGTGTCACTCGCCCGGTGTCATACGCCTTCAGGAACACCGCCACCCAATCGTCCGGTTCGAACGCCCGCCTCAGGAAGTCGGCCGCCGTCTCCTGGTTCGTCATACCGCGCGCTCCTGCCCGTCTTCCGCGTCATACCGCCGCTCGAGAACGAACCGGTCGGTGTCGCCGTCATACCGGTCCACCGCCACCATTTCGGTGACCCGGCGCCGGCTGCCCCGTCGGGCGACGTGGACGACGAGGTGGATCGCCAGCGCGATGGCCTCGCGGATGCTCCGGTGCGGCAGGCCGACGTTGGCGGTTAGGACGCAGTGCGCCAGGCGAGTCAGGGCCTGCTCGGCGGAGTTGGCGTGGATCGTCGTCAGACTCCCCAGATGTCCGGTATTCAGTGCCTGCAAGAGGTCGAACGCCTCC is a window encoding:
- a CDS encoding DNA-primase RepB domain-containing protein is translated as MTNQETAADFLRRAFEPDDWVAVFLKAYDTGRVTQRVAPLATFCEPRWQAWMRVMNAYRFNVYVSVNAMTPGRRERTRQAVRAVRHVFLDEDEDAPRVVERLATRTDLPALSCVVHSSPGRLQILWRVRGFSPEGVERLQKWLAPEVGADPAATACSQTMRLPGFLNRKWSPAPVVKVEYRAARAVYGPGDFPTPTALMVGHDRPASTPQASVSEASIMDRARRYLSAVPPAVAGQRGDVRTFRVCCRLARGFELDTDAALQVLADWNARCEPPWSERELIAKLEHALRYGREPIGGLLGSGTMRSHSP